The genomic segment GTGCGTGCCCCGTTCGGGGACCTGCTGGCGTTCCGCGCCGATCGCCTGGCGTTCCTGACCCGGCTGGCGCGCGAACGCGGCGACGTCTCGACGTTCCGCATCGGCCCGTACCGGGTCTGGCAACTGGCACACCCGGACCTGGTCCGGGGGGTCCTGGTGACGCACGCGGCGAGGTTCCGCAAGGGCCCGGTGCTGCAGCGGGCGAGGATCGTGCTCGGTGACGGCCTGCTGACGGCCGAAGGAGCGCACCACCGCCGTCACCGGCGACTGCTGCAACCCGCGTTCCACCCGCAGCGGGTGCACGAGTACGCGACCACGATGGTCGACCGCGCCGAGCGCACCACACGCACGTGGCAGCCCGGCAAAGCGGTGGACGTGCACGCCCAGGCGGTGCGGATGACGCTGGCGACCGCCGGCGCCACGTTGCTGGGGACGGACGTCGAGGCGGACGTCGACCTGGTCCAGTCGGCGATCGACGACCTGCTCAGCGCCTACCGGCTCGCCTTCGTGCCGTTCGGCTGGCGACTCCAGCACCTGCCCGTCGGCCCACCGCGGCGCCTGCGCCGGGGACGCCGCGCCCTGCACGGCCTCGTGGACCGCGCCATCGCCGACCGGCGTACGAGGCGCGAGGACCGAGGCGACCTGCTGTCGACGCTGGTGCTGGCCGACGAGCAGGACCGACTGACCGACGACGAGATCCGCGAGGAGGCACTCACGCTGCTCCTCGCCGGACACGAGACGACCGCCAACGCGCTCGCGTTCGCCCTGCACCTCCTCGCCAGCGATCCCGCCCTCCAGGACCGGGTGCACGAGGAAGTCGACGGCGTGCTGGCGGGTCGGCCGCCGACGGCGGACGACCGCGAGCGTCTCCCCGTGTGCCGTGGCGTCTTCGCCGAGGCCCTGCGTCTGTTTCCGCCATCGTGGGCGATGGGGCGCCAATGCATCGAGGACCATCCGCTCGACGGTCACACGATCCCCGTCGGCGACCTCGTCGTGCTGCCGCAGTGGGTCGTGCACCAAGACCCGCGATGGTGGGAGGACCCGACCCGCTGCGATCCCGACCGCTGGACGGCCGATGCGCCGACGCGGCGTCCGCGGTTCGCCTACTTCCCCTTCGGGGGCGGGATCCGCCAGTGCATCGGCGAGGGCTTCGCCTGGACCGAGGGGGTGCTGGCGCTCGCGTCGATCCTTCGTCAGTGGCGCCTGGGTCCGGTGACGGAGCGGCCGTTGGCGCTCGAGCCCTTGATCACCCTGCGACCACGCAACGGCGTCTGGCTGCGCCCCCGCCTGCGCGACGCATGAGCGAAGCCCCCGACACGGTCGGGGGCTTCGAGAAGTGGGGCGTGCAGGAATCGAACCTGCGACCTCTTGCGTGTCGAGCAAGCGCTCTAGCCGACTGAGCTAACGCCCCGCAATGGCTCGCGAGCGGACGAGCCGCTCGCGCGGCGCGAACGGTACCCACGCCCGGGGACGGAGGCAAACCTGTGGCCGGCTGCGCACCATCCCTGCCGAAGTGGCGTCGCCGGCCCTCCGTCGGCTCTGGACGCGAGGCGTACCGTGGGGACGGCGACCCCTCCTAGGCTGCGGCCTCGAACGCCGTTCGTCCACGGCCCGGAGCCACGACCGATGTCGACGCCGATCTTCGACCGTGACCGTGATCGCGTCGTCGCGACCGCCCTCGCCCGCGGACCGTGGGACCCGGATCACTGCCACGGTGGCGCGCCGGCGGCCCTGCTGACGGCCCTGATCGACGCGCTGCCGACGGCCGTCCCCATGCAGGTCGTGCGCCTGACCTTCGACCTGTTGCGACCGGTGCCGCTGCGCCCGCTCGACGTCCACACCCGCATCGTTCGCGACGGCAAGCGGGTCCAGCTCGCCGAAGCGTGGCTGACCGGTGCGGGTGGCGTGGAACTGATGCGCTGCCGGGCCCTCAGGCTCCGCGTCGGCGAGGTCGACCTGCCTGGCGATGCCGTGGTCGATGTGGCGCCGCCGGTCATCGGCCCGGAGGAACTCCCCCGCCTGACGGGTCGCGACGACTGGGAGGCCGACGGGTTCTGGCGCGCCGTCGACGTGCGGATGGTGTCCGGGGTCCTGGGCGAGGCTGGCCCCGGCACCGCCTGGTTCCGGGTGGTGGCCCCGCTGCTCGACGGGGTGGCGCTGACCCCCACCGCGCGGGTCGCGGCGGCCGCCGATTTCGGCAACGGCATCGGCTCGCCGCTGGAGATGGGCCCCTATCTGTTCGTGAACCCGGACCTGACCGTCCACCTCGACCGCCAACCAGACGGCGAATGGGTCGGCCTGGCCGCCGCGTCGGTGGCGCAATCGACGGGCAACGGCCTGACGTCCTCCACGATCTACGACCTGGGCGGCCGGATCGGCGTGGCGGCACAGAGCCTGTACGTCGACGTCACCAACTGACGACCGGCGCGCGGCCGACCCACGCCGCCTGCTCGGCCTCGTCGAGGAGGAAGGCCGCGAGGTCGGCGCGCCCGAGCGTGACGCGTGCCCGCCACCCACCCGCGCGACGGTCGTGACGCCACCTCGGGCGGCGGCGTCGACCAGTCGGGGCACACGCACGACCGTCACCTGCAGGTCGGCGGCCTGCAGCGTGCGGACCGCCGCCTCGCCGTCCTCGAGGAGTTCGCGTTGCAGCAGCGACATGACGCCGCGGATGGCCCGGTCGGGCAGCTTGGGGGTGTCACCGGGCTGGCGGACCCCCGCCCCCGTGAGCCACACGAGGCGCTTCACCCCGTGGCGCTGCATCGCGGGCACCAGCGCGCGGCTCACCTGACGGCGCAGGTCCTCCGGCGAGCCCTTGACCGGCCCCGAAACGTCGATCACGGCCTCGGCGCCGTCCACGGCACGCGCCACGGCCGTCGCATCCGTGAGGTCGCCCCGGAACAGGGTGAGTTCCTCGGACCCGGGCAGGACGGCGGACGCCTTGTCGGCATCGCGCACGAGCGCGCGGACCTCGTGGCCACGCAGGAGCGCCTGCCCCACCACCTCGACGCCCGTGCGGCCGGTGGCACCCAGCACGGCGAGTCGCATCTCGCCTCCTTTCGTCAAGTTGCTTGACGGTAAGCCGACCACGTAGCTTTCGTCAAGCCACTTGACGAAAGACCGCGATGCCGTCCCCACTGCCACCGGGTCGCCTCGCGGCCGAGCTCCTGCTCGCCAGCCGCTGGTTCGACGACGCCTTGCGTGCCCGTCTGGCCGCGGAAGGGTGGCCGCCGGTGACACCGACACGCTCGCGGGCCTTCCTCGCGATGTCCGGTGGCCCCGCACGCATCAGTGATCTCGCGCGCGAGCTGGACATCACCCGCCAGGCCGCGCACCAGCTCGTCGACGGCCTGGAGGCGGACGGCCTGGTGACGCGCCGGCCGGATCCGACCGACCGACGGGCGCAGACCGTCGATCTGACGACTGCGGGCCGGGACCTGGCACGGGCCGCCGGCCGCATCCTGCCAGCGTTGGAGCACGAGTTGTCCGACCGGATCGGGAGCGACGCCGTTGCGGCCCTCCGCGACGCACTGGCCCGTGACCGGGGCCCCGCACCCGGCTGACGGACGTACGAGCCGCGCGCGCTCCGTCCGAGCAGGACGTCGGACACCGCACGCGCCCGTCGTCGCGTGAACCGTCGCCGACCTTGCCGCTGTATCGACGGTCGAGGACCGATCGAGAGGCACGAAGATGCGATGCAGGGCACCGATTCTGATCGCGGCGGTCACCACGGTGCTGGTCCTGGCCGCCTGCGCCGACGACCCGGCCGCCCCGGGCGACGACCCCGCCGCGACGGGTGACGACCCCGCCGCGACGGCCGGCGAGGAGGACGCGGCCGCGGAACCGGATGCGGCCGACCCCGATGAGCCGGCGGCCGCCGACACCGGAGCGGAGTCGACGGGGCCGGCCGAGGTCGCCGTCGCCGCGACCGACCTGGGCGACGTGGTCGTCGACGCGGAGGGCATGACCCTGTACCTGTTCCTCCCCGACGAGCAGGGCCCGAGTACGTGCACGGACGCCTGCGCGCAGGCGTGGCCACCGCTGGTCACCGATGGTGAGCCCGTGGCCGGTGACGGGACCGACGAGGCACTGCTGGGCACGACGGAGCGCGACGACGGCAACGTGCAGGTCACCTACGACGGTTGGCCGCTCTACTACTGGCAGGGTGACCGTGAGCCCGGGGACGTGACGGGCCAGAACGTCGAGGAGGTCTGGTTCGTGGTCTCCCCCACCGGCGAACCGGTGATGCAGGCGGCCGACACCGGAGACGACCGGTCCGGATACTGACCGACATGGGTATGGCCGGTCCGACGGGTGAGGCGGGGTTGCTCGCCGAGGTCGCCGCGGGTGACCAGCGGGCGGCGGCGGCGCTGTACGACGCGTACGCCGGCCCGCTCTACGGGTTCGGGCTGCAACGCCTGGGCGACCGGGAACTCGCCGAGGAGCTCGTGCAGCGGGTGCTGCTCACGCTGTGCCGACGCGCCGACCGCTACGACCCCGGGCGCGGGCCGGTGCGCGCCTACGTGTTCGCGATCGCCGGGTCGACCGTGGTGGACCTGCGACGCGAGGCGGCACGCCGACCGTCGCCGACCGCGACGATCGCCGCGATCGAGGACGCACCGGACACGGCCGACCGTGTCGTGGCGGCCGCGACGGTGCGCGCCGCACTCGAGAGGCTCGGCGACGAGCACCGACGGGTCCTCGAACTCGCCTACCACCGTGGCCTCACGCAACGGGAGATCGCCGAGGTGCTGGAGTTGCCGTTGGGCACGGTCAAGTCGCGGACCTACTACGCGCTGCGCGCCTTCCGGCTGGCCTGCGAGGAGCTGGGGGTGACGCCATGAGCCGCGGCTGCCCCGACCGACTCGGCGACCTCGGCGCGTACGTCCTCGACGGGCTCGCCCCCGAAGAGCGCATCGGCGTCGAGGCACACCTCGCCCACTGCCCCGGCTGCCGTGCGGAGCTCGCCGAACTGCAGCCGCTACCGCACCTGCTCGCACTGGCGGAGAACGCGCCTCCGCCGCCGCCGGCCGACCTCCGCCACCGCGCCCTCGCGGCAGCCCGTCCGCGGCCGCGCGTCCGATGGCCGGCGGCCGCGGTCCTGGTGTTCGTGGCCGTGCTCGGCGGCGCGACGGTCGCCGGACTCGACGACACGACGACGCCTGACGGGCTCACCGTCGCGGTGCCCGCCGAACCCGCCGTCGGCGTGGTCGGCGAGGCGAACCTCGCCCAGGTCACGTCCGGCGTGCAGCTGCACCTCGACCTGCGCGGCCTGCAGCCGGCGGACGACGGCTACTACCACGCGTGGCTCACCCGCGGCGATCGGCGCGTGTCCGCGGGGACCTTCGTGGCCGGCGACGGTGGCCACGCCACGGCCCGGCTGCAGTGTGGCGGCCGGCTCGAGGACTACGACGCACTCCTCGTCACCTGGCACGGCCGCGGGTCCCCCGACGAGGTGGTCGCGGTGGAGCAACCCCTCCCCGACGCCACCGCTGCCCGCGCGCCCGACGCCGAAGGAGGCTGGTGATTCGGGACCGCCTGCAACCCTCCGAGCCCGATGGGGGCCGGTGCTGGGCGCCGTGCGAGCACCGCATGCCTTCCGTCGCCCCTCACCTGGCCTGCCATGCTGAGCAGCGGTCGGGCTCGAGGGGCGGGCTCGCTGGGGCCCTTCGGTGTTGCGAACATGTCATCGATCCGTCGTCTGGTTCTGCTCACTGCGATCGCCGCCCTGATCCTGCCGCTCACCGGGGCGTCCTCGTCGGCTCTGGCCACCGGCGACGCGCCCGTCGCCGACCCTGTACCGGATCGACCGGTGGCCTCGGGCATCCAGGTGACGCTGGCGCCTTACGTCACCATTCCTGCCTCGAACCCGACGACGCCCACGGCAAGGATCAACTACCTGGGCGAGGTTCCGGACGGTTCGGGTCGACGCTACGTCCCGGACCTGAACGGTGTCCTCTGGCTCGTGGATGACGGCGAACCCGTCCGCTACCTGGACCCGGCTTCGCTCCTACCTCGCTTCGTGCGTTCGCCCGGACTGGGTTCGGGGCTCGGTTTCGTCGCGTTCCACCCGGACTTCGCGAACAACGGCCGCTTCTACACCGTGCACACCGAGGACGGGATGGCCGCGGACGTGCCTCGGCCCTCTCTCCCGTCTCCCTCGACATCGCCACTTCACGGCGTCGTGACGGAGTGGCGTGCGGAGGATCCGGCGGCTGCGACGTTCAGCGGGACGCGTCGCGAGTTGTTGCGCATCGGCTTTCGCACCCCCAATCACGGCATACAACAGATCGGCTTCGATCCGACCGTGAGCGTGAACGACCCTGATCACGGACTGCTGTACCTGGGAGTGGGCGACGGCGAGACGCCGTCGACGTGGACGGACGCTCCTCAGCGGCTCGACAGCCCCCGCGGCAAGATCCTGCGCATCGACCCCACCGGGAGCAACAGCGGCAACGGACGCTATGGGATCCCCGCTGACAACCCGTTCGCCGGGCGGCACGGAGCACTGCCCGAGGTCTTCGCCCTCGGGCTTCGAAACCCGCACCGGTTCAGCTGGGACCCCCTCGACGGGCGCATGCTGCTGGGCAACATCGGTGAGAAGCGGGTCGAGTCGATCTACGACGTTCGCGCCGGGGACAACTTCGGATGGAACGTCCGCGAGGGCGCCTTCGCGTTCCGAAGGGAGGACCCCACACAGGTCTACCCCCTGCCAGCGGACGACCACGCCTCCGGTTTCACCTACCCCGTGGCCAGCTTCGACAATCCTGCCGATGGCGTCGCGATCGTGGGCGGGTTCGTCTATCGGGGCAGCGAGGTACCGGAGCTCCACGGTCGGTACGTGTTCAGCGACGTCGCGCGGGGTCGGTTGTACTACACGGATGCCGACCGCATGTCGCGTGGGGGCCACGCGGCACCGCTGCACGAACTCGAGATCGTCACGCCGACGGGTGTCGTGACCGACATGCGGCAGCTCGCCGGTCAAGAACGTGTCGACCTTCGTCTCGGCCAGGATGCGAGTGGTGAGCTCTACGTTCTCGCCAAGGCCAACGGTCGAATCTGGCGCATCGTCGATGCCGAGCGAGTAGGCGCCTGCGGGTCGCCGGACACAACAGTCGCGGAAGTCATGGGCCGTGGCGACTGGGAGCCGGTGACCCCCACACGCTGGCGATTCCCTGGGTCGGAGGTCGTGCTGGCCGAGCCCGGCACCGCCCGGCCTGGACCACGACGACCCTTCGAGTACGCACTCGTCGACGCTGGGCCGACCTACCGATCTGTCGTGATCGACGCCGAGGTGCGACTCGACACGCCGGTCAGCGGCCGCGGCGAAGACGTCGTCCTCGTCGTCGCACACCAGGCGGACACCCGGTTCTACTACGTCCACCTCGCCGACGTCACGAACGGAACCCACAACGGGATCTTTGCGGTCGTCGACGCACATCGCCGCCGGATCGACCAGCACTGGGACGGCCAGTCGGGCATCGCACCGGCACTGACGGACAACGACTGGCATCGCATCCGCGTGGTGCACTGCTCGCCGACGGGGAGGCTCGAGGTCTACCTCGACGACATGTTGCGGCCTGCGATGACGGCAAACGACACGCGTCTCGACGGCGGTCGGGTCGGCTTCGGTTCCTTTGACAACACCGGGCGCATCCGAAACCTGAGGGTCAACGGCGAACGTCGTACCGGCCGGATCATGTCGTGTCCGGCCGGGACGGGCAGTGGCTTCGTCGACGTGCCGGCTTCCTCCCCGCATGCCGCCGGCACGCGGTGTGCCGACGCCCTCGGCCTGTTCGTAGGGGGCAACGATGGCCGCTTCCGCCCTGATGGGACGCTCACACGTGCCCAGGCCGCGACGGTGATCGACCGACTCGCCACCGGGACCGGCCATCCGATCCGCGGGGCGAGACGGACCTTTCCCGATGTGTCCAGCACCGACGTGCACCGAGACGCGATCGAACGGTTGGCTGGCGCGGGCGTACTCGGCGGATTCGACGACGGGACGTTTCGGCCTCGGACGAGGATCACCCGGGCACAGTTGGCGGCGCTTCTCGTGCGGCTCGCCGAGGAGGCCGGCGGGCAGTCGCTCCCGCGAGGCGAGCGCTTCGTCGACGTTCCGGCAGGCAGCACCCACGACGATGTACTGCGCAAGGCGCGCAGGGCAGGAATCTTCCTCGGTGACGAGCATGGGCGGGCATTCCCCAGCACCGACCTCCGCCGCGATCAGGCGGCGAGCCTCGTCACACGCTCGTTGTCCACGTTGCCCGCTCCATGATGGCCGGGCGCGTCGAAGGCGAGTGAGCGCAGGGATCGGATCTCACCGCGGCGCACGTGGAAGAGCCTGCGGGTCACGTGGCCAGCAGTAGTGCCGTGTAGAGGACGGCTGCCAGGGCGAACGGCGACCATCTCGACGCGCGGTCCTCGGGAAGCTCCTCCTTCAGCACGTTCATGACCACGCCACCCGCGAGGAAGGCGACCAGCAACCCCAGCACTGCTGGTGCGAGGTCGGTCACTCCTCCGATCGCCCAGCCCGCCATGACACCGCCCGCCAACAGCCAGCGACCGACGGCGTGGTACAGACGCCCGTGATGCTGGCGCAGGCCGTAGTCGTTGACGAGGAAGTGCACGCCCATGGCCACCGCGAAGAACACGAGGCTGGCGACGGACGCACGTTGCGTGAGCAGGTAGCCGATGATGCCGTTGTAGATCGCGTACGTACCCAGACGGAGCCAGCCCACACCTGCCGACGTCGACGCGGACGTCTCGCGCGGCGGTCGGCCCGACATCGCGCGCGTGGCTCGTGAACGCCGGGCCGCGAGCTCGAGCCCGTAGAACACGCCCAGCCCGAACAGCGCGACGATCCAGGCGTGGATCTCCAGGTACGCGAGCCACCCCTGGACGAGCGTCTCCTCCAGTTGCCGTTGGATGTCGGCGAGCTCGGGCAGCAGGTGCACGAACACGTAGGCGACGGAGATCCCCGACCCGGCCGACAGCATCCAGCTGCGTGGGATGACCCGGAGCCGGCGGACGTGCCCGCCGACGACGTGCAGGGTCGCGAGTCCGAGGGCGGCCACGGCGTCCACGGTCGTCCCCTTCCATGCCGGTGCGCTGGCCCGCCGGCGAGACTGCCCGGGCAGCACCGCCCGCGCCGGCCCCACCTCGCCGCCACGTGGCCCCGGCCGGGAGGACCTGGCCTCAGCGCTTCGGCGGCGGCTGCCGCTCTGCTTCGGCAGTCGGGTGGCTCGGCGGACGAGGTCGGCCCGCTCGGCGGCGGCCGAGCATGGCCGGTAGCTCAGCGGCGGAGGCGCAGCAGCCCCGCGACGCGGCGACGGCTCTGCGGCGAAGTGCCCGCAAGCCGGAGTCGGAGATAACCGGGCTGGGTCTTCACCCTCAGCCCACGCAGCGTGTTGACCCGGTAGATCCCCGTTCGCGGCACCGCGAGGGGACCGACCGGCTCCCGACGCTCCGGGAGGCTGAACGCGACGAAGTAGCCGGCACTCCTCGCGGCCTCGCGGGTCACCCGGTCGTGGTGACCGCGCGGGTAGGCCACCGTGTCGATGCGCTCCCCGAGCAGGTCTTCAAGGGCTTCACGGCTCTGCCGCAGCTCCTGCAACTGTTCCGCGAAGGTCAACTCCGGCAGGTCGCGGTGCGTGACGGTATGGGAACCGAACCGGATGCCGGCGGCACGCATCTCCAGGATCTGGTCCCGGTCGAGGCAGCGAAGGTCGCGCGGAACGACATCCTCACGGACCCAGTCCACGGGCGTCTCACGATCGTGAAGGGTCCGCGTCACCACGTAAACGGTGGCCGGGAGGCCGAGTCGTCGCAGGACCGGGAACGCGTGGTGGTACACCCCGTCGAAACCGTCGTCGAACGTCAGCAACGCCCATCCCGGTGGCAGCTGGCCCCGGCCGTCGAACCGCCGCTTGGCCTCGGGGAGGTCGACGACGCGGCGTCGA from the Egicoccus sp. AB-alg2 genome contains:
- a CDS encoding polysaccharide deacetylase family protein — translated: MTVLCYHTVESGWESPLAVRPEAFEQQAEWLARRRRVVDLPEAKRRFDGRGQLPPGWALLTFDDGFDGVYHHAFPVLRRLGLPATVYVVTRTLHDRETPVDWVREDVVPRDLRCLDRDQILEMRAAGIRFGSHTVTHRDLPELTFAEQLQELRQSREALEDLLGERIDTVAYPRGHHDRVTREAARSAGYFVAFSLPERREPVGPLAVPRTGIYRVNTLRGLRVKTQPGYLRLRLAGTSPQSRRRVAGLLRLRR
- a CDS encoding thioesterase family protein, translated to MSTPIFDRDRDRVVATALARGPWDPDHCHGGAPAALLTALIDALPTAVPMQVVRLTFDLLRPVPLRPLDVHTRIVRDGKRVQLAEAWLTGAGGVELMRCRALRLRVGEVDLPGDAVVDVAPPVIGPEELPRLTGRDDWEADGFWRAVDVRMVSGVLGEAGPGTAWFRVVAPLLDGVALTPTARVAAAADFGNGIGSPLEMGPYLFVNPDLTVHLDRQPDGEWVGLAAASVAQSTGNGLTSSTIYDLGGRIGVAAQSLYVDVTN
- a CDS encoding anti-sigma factor — its product is MSRGCPDRLGDLGAYVLDGLAPEERIGVEAHLAHCPGCRAELAELQPLPHLLALAENAPPPPPADLRHRALAAARPRPRVRWPAAAVLVFVAVLGGATVAGLDDTTTPDGLTVAVPAEPAVGVVGEANLAQVTSGVQLHLDLRGLQPADDGYYHAWLTRGDRRVSAGTFVAGDGGHATARLQCGGRLEDYDALLVTWHGRGSPDEVVAVEQPLPDATAARAPDAEGGW
- a CDS encoding sigma-70 family RNA polymerase sigma factor, whose amino-acid sequence is MAGPTGEAGLLAEVAAGDQRAAAALYDAYAGPLYGFGLQRLGDRELAEELVQRVLLTLCRRADRYDPGRGPVRAYVFAIAGSTVVDLRREAARRPSPTATIAAIEDAPDTADRVVAAATVRAALERLGDEHRRVLELAYHRGLTQREIAEVLELPLGTVKSRTYYALRAFRLACEELGVTP
- a CDS encoding MarR family winged helix-turn-helix transcriptional regulator, which translates into the protein MPSPLPPGRLAAELLLASRWFDDALRARLAAEGWPPVTPTRSRAFLAMSGGPARISDLARELDITRQAAHQLVDGLEADGLVTRRPDPTDRRAQTVDLTTAGRDLARAAGRILPALEHELSDRIGSDAVAALRDALARDRGPAPG
- a CDS encoding cytochrome P450, producing MRAPFGDLLAFRADRLAFLTRLARERGDVSTFRIGPYRVWQLAHPDLVRGVLVTHAARFRKGPVLQRARIVLGDGLLTAEGAHHRRHRRLLQPAFHPQRVHEYATTMVDRAERTTRTWQPGKAVDVHAQAVRMTLATAGATLLGTDVEADVDLVQSAIDDLLSAYRLAFVPFGWRLQHLPVGPPRRLRRGRRALHGLVDRAIADRRTRREDRGDLLSTLVLADEQDRLTDDEIREEALTLLLAGHETTANALAFALHLLASDPALQDRVHEEVDGVLAGRPPTADDRERLPVCRGVFAEALRLFPPSWAMGRQCIEDHPLDGHTIPVGDLVVLPQWVVHQDPRWWEDPTRCDPDRWTADAPTRRPRFAYFPFGGGIRQCIGEGFAWTEGVLALASILRQWRLGPVTERPLALEPLITLRPRNGVWLRPRLRDA
- a CDS encoding PQQ-dependent sugar dehydrogenase; translated protein: MSSIRRLVLLTAIAALILPLTGASSSALATGDAPVADPVPDRPVASGIQVTLAPYVTIPASNPTTPTARINYLGEVPDGSGRRYVPDLNGVLWLVDDGEPVRYLDPASLLPRFVRSPGLGSGLGFVAFHPDFANNGRFYTVHTEDGMAADVPRPSLPSPSTSPLHGVVTEWRAEDPAAATFSGTRRELLRIGFRTPNHGIQQIGFDPTVSVNDPDHGLLYLGVGDGETPSTWTDAPQRLDSPRGKILRIDPTGSNSGNGRYGIPADNPFAGRHGALPEVFALGLRNPHRFSWDPLDGRMLLGNIGEKRVESIYDVRAGDNFGWNVREGAFAFRREDPTQVYPLPADDHASGFTYPVASFDNPADGVAIVGGFVYRGSEVPELHGRYVFSDVARGRLYYTDADRMSRGGHAAPLHELEIVTPTGVVTDMRQLAGQERVDLRLGQDASGELYVLAKANGRIWRIVDAERVGACGSPDTTVAEVMGRGDWEPVTPTRWRFPGSEVVLAEPGTARPGPRRPFEYALVDAGPTYRSVVIDAEVRLDTPVSGRGEDVVLVVAHQADTRFYYVHLADVTNGTHNGIFAVVDAHRRRIDQHWDGQSGIAPALTDNDWHRIRVVHCSPTGRLEVYLDDMLRPAMTANDTRLDGGRVGFGSFDNTGRIRNLRVNGERRTGRIMSCPAGTGSGFVDVPASSPHAAGTRCADALGLFVGGNDGRFRPDGTLTRAQAATVIDRLATGTGHPIRGARRTFPDVSSTDVHRDAIERLAGAGVLGGFDDGTFRPRTRITRAQLAALLVRLAEEAGGQSLPRGERFVDVPAGSTHDDVLRKARRAGIFLGDEHGRAFPSTDLRRDQAASLVTRSLSTLPAP